The proteins below come from a single Mangifera indica cultivar Alphonso chromosome 16, CATAS_Mindica_2.1, whole genome shotgun sequence genomic window:
- the LOC123199739 gene encoding ADP-ribosylation factor-like protein 8a has translation MGLLEAFLNWLRSLFFKQEIELSLIGLQNAGKTSLVNVVATGGYSEDMIPTVGFNMRKVTKGKVTIKLWDLGGQPRFRSMWERYCRAVSAIVYVVDAADPENLSISRSELHDLLSKPSLNGIPLLVLGNKIDKPGVLSKEALTDQMGLRSIVDREVCCFMISCKNSTNIDSVIDWLVKHSKSMS, from the exons TTGTTGGAAGCGTTTCTGAATTGGCTCCGCAG CCTCTTTTTTAAACAGGAAATAGAGCTGTCCCTGATTGGACTTCAGAATGCTGGAAAGACCTCACTTGTAAATGTTGTTGCT ACTGGTGGATACAGTGAGGACATGATCCCTACG GTGGGATTCAATATGAGAAAAGTAACAAAAGGAAAAGTTACAATCAAGCTATGGGATCTTGGAGGTCAACCAAGGTTCCGCAGTATGTGGGAGAGATACTGTCGTGCAGTTTCTGCTATTGT TTATGTGGTTGATGCTGCTGATCCTGAAAACCTGAGCATCTCGAGGAGTGAACTTCATGATTTGCTTAGTAAACCCTCCCTTAATGGCATCCCTTTGCTGGTGCTAGGGAACAAGATTGACAAGCCAGGAGTTTTATCTAAAGAGGCATTGACTGATCAAAT GGGATTGAGATCAATTGTTGACAGAGAAGTTTGCTGCTTTATGATCTCATGCAAGAACTCGACAAACATCGACTCCGTTATTGATTGGCTTGTGAAGCATTCCAAATCAATGAGCTGA
- the LOC123199737 gene encoding pentatricopeptide repeat-containing protein At5g67570, chloroplastic: MEAQPVPLQFPTPAQFEPNLHKIKQRLLKNGVFPTPKILRTLYKKELQKHKRKQAKIQSQSLTPPLTQSQQQALAEEQHFHAIKREYKHFTRSLAAKTGDPHIGKPWERIERLRFRELASESKEFVGHNLKKENLRELKEMFEKDLKWVLDNDIEVEPESETRMWNPEKRWRNEAEAIRILVDRLSEREITLKNWKFVRIMKQSGLLFTEGQLLKIVQGLGDKGGWRQAMSVVEWVYKRKEMKHSKSRFVYTKLLAVLGKARRPQETLRTFNLMLEDCNIYPDMAAYHSAAVTLGQAGFLKELIKLIECMRLNTSKRVKSMRRKNWDPIREPDIVVYNAVLNACVPSHQWKGVFWVFKQLRKSGLKPNGATYGLAMEVMLQSGKYDLVHEFFRKMKKSGEGLRAPAYRVLVKAFWEEGKINEAVEAVRDMEQRGVVGTASVYYELACCLCNSGRWQEAMVVVEKMKRIHHRKPLEITFTGLIMSSLDGGYVDDCISIYKHMKEHCEPNIGTVNTMLKVYGQNDMFSEAKELFEETMRADSGCSMPSGSNETSLKPDSYTYISMLEASASAHQWEYFEYVYKGMALSGYQLDQTKSAWLLVEASRAGKCHLLDHAFDTLLEAGEIPHQMFFTEMLIQATAQSNYEKAVTLVNTMALAPFQVGERQWTDLFEKNGHRIDQETLERLLKALSNCDVASEVTVSNLSRSLHALCGSGKQIHSSNSTCCGSHATDISPSDGSNSRFDFNRTEKAPSSSISMTVESANAGADPFVHRTEDAADKCTINHHRRNGEDVDTDVVTKSPTLSCSNNQLSSACISLDSFADDAASSAYLDNELSSLYLNRHSIENDEREREMPRNKVVDAHGSKLPNAEEILEAWKES; this comes from the exons ATGGAAGCGCAACCAGTGCCTCTTCAATTCCCGACACCCGCACAATTTGAACCCAACCTccataaaatcaaacaaaggCTTCTTAAAAATGGAGTCTTCCCCACCCCCAAAATCCTCAGAACTCTTTACAAAAAAGAACTTCAAAAACATAAACGCAAACAAGCCAAAATCCAATCCCAATCCCTAACCCCACCACTCACACAGTCCCAACAACAAGCCCTGGCGGAAGAACAACACTTCCATGCTATCAAACGCGAGTACAAGCACTTCACCAGATCCCTAGCTGCAAAAACCGGGGACCCACATATAGGAAAGCCCTGGGAGAGAATTGAGAGGCTCAGGTTCAGAGAGCTCGCCTCGGAAAGCAAAGAGTTTGTTGGGCATAACTTGAAAAAAGAGAATTTGAGAGAATTGAAGGAAATGTTTGAGAAAGATTTGAAATGGGTTCTTGATAACGACATTGAAGTGGAACCAGAGAGTGAAACTCGAATGTGGAACCCGGAAAAACGGTGGCGTAATGAGGCTGAGGCTATTCGAATTCTTGTTGACAG GTTGAGCGAAAGAgaaattactttgaagaattgGAAGTTTGTGAGGATAATGAAGCAGTCAGGATTGTTGTTTACAGAGGGCCAGTTGCTGAAGATTGTACAGGGGCTTGGAGATAAGGGAGGTTGGAGACAGGCCATGTCTGTTGTTGAATGGGTTTATAAACGTAAGGAGATGAAACATTCAAAAAGCAG GTTTGTTTACACAAAACTTTTGGCAGTTCTTGGAAAGGCTAGGAGGCCACAGGAAACGCTTCGCACTTTCAATCTGATGCTT GAAGATTGCAATATATATCCTGATATGGCTGCATATCATAGTGCTGCAGTTACACTTGGTCAAGCTGGTTTTCTGAAagaattgattaaattaattgagTGCATGAGGCTGAATACTTCCAAACGAGTTAAAAGTATGCGCCGCAAGAATTGGGATCCCATCCGTGAACCTGATATAGTTGTATATAATGCT GTATTGAATGCGTGTGTTCCTTCTCATCAGTGGAAGGGTGTGTTTTGGGTCTTCAAGCAGTTGAGGAAGAGTGGTCTGAAACCTAATGGAGCAACATATGGACTTGCTATGGAG GTAATGCTGCAATCTGGAAAATATGACCTTGTACACGAGTTCTTtaggaaaatgaagaaaagtgGAGAAGGCCTAAGGGCACCTGCATACAGAG TTCTTGTCAAAGCTTTTTGGGAGGAAGGTAAAATTAATGAAGCTGTGGAAGCAGTCAGGGATATGGAACAAAGGGGAGTTGTTGGAACTGCTAGCGTGTACTATGAGCTTGCTTGCTGCCTTTGCAATAGTGGGAGGTGGCAGGAGGCTATGGTTGTG GTTGAGAAGATGAAAAGAATTCATCATAGAAAACCTCTAGAAATTACCTTCACTGGCCTAATAATGTCTTCCTTGGATGGAGGATATGTTGATGACtgcatatctatatataaacacatgaAAGAGCATTGTGAACCCAATATAGGGACTGTAAATACCATGCTTAAAGTTTATGGCCAGAATGATATGTTTTCTGAAGCTAAGGAGTTATTTGAAGAGACTATGAGAGCTGATTCTGGTTGTTCCATGCCTTCCGGGAGTAATGAAACGTCCCTTAAACCCGACAGTTACACTTATATCTCAATGCTTGAGGCATCTGCTAGTGCACACCAATGGGAATACTTTGAATATGTGTACAAGGGAATGGCTCTCTCTGGGTATCAGTTAGATCAAACTAAAAGTGCCTGGCTACTTGTTGAAGCATCCAGAGCTGGGAAA TGCCATCTCCTAGATCATGCTTTTGACACACTTTTGGAGGCCGGAGAAATACCTCATCAAATGTTCTTCACTGAAATGCTGATTCAAGCTACTGCTCAAAGTAATTATGAGAAAGCTGTCACCCTTGTCAACACCATGGCTCTTGCGCCATTCCAGGTTGGTGAAAGACAGTGGACTGACCTTTTTGAGAAAAATGGACACAGGATTGATCAGGAAACTTTAGAGAGATTGTTGAAAGCACTCAGTAATTGTGATGTAGCATCTGAAGTCACTGTCTCTAATTTGTCAAGATCATTGCATGCTCTTTGTGGATCTGGCAAACAGATACACTCATCAAATTCCACCTGTTGTGGTAGCCATGCCACAGATATTTCACCATCGGATGGCAGCAATAGCAGATTTGATTTCAACAGAACAGAAAAAGCACCAAGTTCATCCATAAGTATGACGGTTGAAAGTGCCAACGCGGGTGCTGACCCTTTTGTTCACAGAACTGAGGACGCAGCTGATAAATGTACCATTAACCACCACAGGAGGAACGGGGAGGATGTTGATACAGATGTGGTGACAAAGTCACCTACCCTCAGTTGTAGCAACAACCAACTATCTAGCGCATGCATTAGCCTGGACAGTTTTGCTGATGATGCAGCATCCAGTGCATACCTGGATAACGAGCTATCAAGTCTGTATCTTAACAGGCATTCCATAGAAAATGATGAGAGGGAACGTGAAATGCCAAGAAATAAAGTGGTTGATGCTCATGGTTCAAAGCTGCCTAATGCAGAGGAAATACTAGAAGCATGGAAGGAGAGCTGA
- the LOC123199740 gene encoding 50S ribosomal protein L7/L12-like, with product MSSVTTKISYKSFTRFIATLKLTQPVSPSCFWSTAAETRTQKLERVADELLDLTKLERYDYSILFRHKMGLNRYGPALYGPSSPGAAAAGSGPAEAKVAAEKTVFDVKLEKFDASAKIKIIKEVRTFTDLGLKEAKDMVEKVPVVVKKGVTKEEADSIVQKLKELGATVVLE from the coding sequence ATGTCCTCGGTAACCACGAAAATTTCCTACAAGTCCTTCACCAGGTTTATCGCGACACTAAAACTGACCCAACCAGTTTCCCCTTCTTGTTTTTGGTCTACCGCCGCTGAAACCCGAACTCAGAAGCTCGAACGCGTAGCCGACGAACTTCTAGACCTCACAAAGCTTGAACGATATGACTACTCAATCTTGTTCCGTCACAAGATGGGTCTCAACCGATATGGCCCAGCTCTGTACGGGCCTAGCTCGCCCGGAGCGGCAGCCGCTGGATCCGGCCCAGCTGAGGCCAAGGTCGCCGCGGAGAAGACGGTGTTTGATGTAAAACTTGAGAAGTTCGACGCGTCTGCTAAGATCAAGATAATAAAAGAGGTGAGAACGTTCACAGATTTGGGTTTGAAAGAAGCTAAAGATATGGTGGAGAAGGTGCCTGTTGTTGTCAAGAAAGGAGTCACCAAAGAAGAGGCCGATTCGATTGTTCAGAAACTTAAAGAGCTGGGCGCTACCGTGGTATTGGAatga
- the LOC123199738 gene encoding telomere repeat-binding factor 2-like isoform X1, with protein MGAPKQKWTAEEEAALKAGVLKHGTGKWRTILSDPEFSAVLQSRSNVDLKDKWRNINVTAIWGSRQKAKLALKKTSLTPKHDARALLTSKHDAQTQMTPKHDGQTQLTPELDNNPMALSTLPLNHEEVVDAKPLAISGGTFRPPGSKEAVARLDKLILEAIAKLKEPHGSDKASIANYIEKQYCAPENLRKLLTTKLKLMTANGSLMKQVKHKYSIAPSVAASVAKRPPKLLLEGRRKVSPKPHKKDITILTKSQVEADLSRMRGMTAQQAAAAAAQAVAEAEVAIAEAEEAAREAEKAEAEAEAAQVFAQAAMKALKCRTLRAW; from the exons ATGGGCGCGCCAAAGCAGAAGTGGACTGCCGAAGAAGAAGCAGCCCTCAAGGCTGGAGTGCTTAAGCATGGGACTGGCAAATGGCGAACTATACTTTCAGATCCTGAGTTTAGTGCTGTTTTACAGTCACGTTCAAATGTAGATCTCAAG GATAAATGGAGAAATATAAATGTCACAGCTATATGGGGATCTAGGCAGAAGGCTAAGCTTGCACTTAAAAAGACTTCACTGACCCCCAAGCATGATGCTCGGGCTCTGCTGACCTCTAAACATGATGCTCAGACTCAGATGACCCCTAAGCATGATGGTCAGACTCAGCTGACACCTGAACTTGATAATAATCCCATGGCTTTGAGCACTTTACCTCTGAATCATGAAGAAGTTGTTGATGCTAAGCCTCTAGCAATATCTGGAGGAACATTCCGACCCCCTGGTTCCAAAGAAGCTGTTGCAAG GTTGGACAAACTTATATTAGAGGCAATTGCCAAATTGAAGGAGCCACATGGTTCTGATAAGGCTTCAATTGCTAATTACATAGAG aAGCAATACTGTGCACCTGAAAACCTCAGAAAGCTGTTGACAACAAAACTAAAGCTTATGACAGCAAATGGCTCATTGATGAAG CAGGTAAAGCATAAGTACAGTATTGCACCCAGTGTAGCAGCTTCTGTTGCAAAAAGGCCTCCCAAGTTACTCTTGGAGGGAAGACGAAAGGTTTCACCCAAGCCACATAAAAAAGACATCACGATTCTTACCAAGTCCCAGGTTGAAGCGGATCTGTCAAGGATGAGGGGCATGACAGCACAGCAGGCTGCTGCGGCTGCTGCACAGGCGGTAGCAGAGGCAGAAGTTGCAATTGCAGAGGCTGAAGAGGCTGCTAGGGAGGCAGAGAAAGCGGAAGCCGAAGCCGAAGCAGCACAAGTATTTGCACAAGCAGCAATGAAGGCACTGAAATGTAGGACACTTCGAGCCTGGTGA
- the LOC123199738 gene encoding telomere repeat-binding factor 2-like isoform X2, producing the protein MGAPKQKWTAEEEAALKAGVLKHGTGKWRTILSDPEFSAVLQSRSNVDLKDKWRNINVTAIWGSRQKAKLALKKTSLTPKHDARALLTSKHDAQTQMTPKHDGQTQLTPELDNNPMALSTLPLNHEEVVDAKPLAISGGTFRPPGSKEAVARLDKLILEAIAKLKEPHGSDKASIANYIEKQYCAPENLRKLLTTKLKLMTANGSLMKVKHKYSIAPSVAASVAKRPPKLLLEGRRKVSPKPHKKDITILTKSQVEADLSRMRGMTAQQAAAAAAQAVAEAEVAIAEAEEAAREAEKAEAEAEAAQVFAQAAMKALKCRTLRAW; encoded by the exons ATGGGCGCGCCAAAGCAGAAGTGGACTGCCGAAGAAGAAGCAGCCCTCAAGGCTGGAGTGCTTAAGCATGGGACTGGCAAATGGCGAACTATACTTTCAGATCCTGAGTTTAGTGCTGTTTTACAGTCACGTTCAAATGTAGATCTCAAG GATAAATGGAGAAATATAAATGTCACAGCTATATGGGGATCTAGGCAGAAGGCTAAGCTTGCACTTAAAAAGACTTCACTGACCCCCAAGCATGATGCTCGGGCTCTGCTGACCTCTAAACATGATGCTCAGACTCAGATGACCCCTAAGCATGATGGTCAGACTCAGCTGACACCTGAACTTGATAATAATCCCATGGCTTTGAGCACTTTACCTCTGAATCATGAAGAAGTTGTTGATGCTAAGCCTCTAGCAATATCTGGAGGAACATTCCGACCCCCTGGTTCCAAAGAAGCTGTTGCAAG GTTGGACAAACTTATATTAGAGGCAATTGCCAAATTGAAGGAGCCACATGGTTCTGATAAGGCTTCAATTGCTAATTACATAGAG aAGCAATACTGTGCACCTGAAAACCTCAGAAAGCTGTTGACAACAAAACTAAAGCTTATGACAGCAAATGGCTCATTGATGAAG GTAAAGCATAAGTACAGTATTGCACCCAGTGTAGCAGCTTCTGTTGCAAAAAGGCCTCCCAAGTTACTCTTGGAGGGAAGACGAAAGGTTTCACCCAAGCCACATAAAAAAGACATCACGATTCTTACCAAGTCCCAGGTTGAAGCGGATCTGTCAAGGATGAGGGGCATGACAGCACAGCAGGCTGCTGCGGCTGCTGCACAGGCGGTAGCAGAGGCAGAAGTTGCAATTGCAGAGGCTGAAGAGGCTGCTAGGGAGGCAGAGAAAGCGGAAGCCGAAGCCGAAGCAGCACAAGTATTTGCACAAGCAGCAATGAAGGCACTGAAATGTAGGACACTTCGAGCCTGGTGA